CGGCCTTGTTACCGGACAGGCAGGCACCTATAATACTGCCTGCCTCGTCAATGAAGCTTATAAAAAACTACACTTTTATGAAATTTTTGCATAGCGGCGTTACGCCACCCTAGCCCCGGATCCCCGCTTTCGCCGCGCCTTGCGGTGTCTTTTGCTCGCTGGCTGCGAGCGTTCTGGTGTACCCGTTTACAACCTGAACCCCATGTCCCAAGCACCGGCCCGGCATGGACTGTTATTCCCCCAACCTGGAACCCACACCATGTTATCCAGTCTCAAGCAAACCTGGTTTTTCAACGTGCGCGGCGATGTGCTCGCCGGCCTGGTGGTCGCCCTGGCCCTGATCCCGGAAGCCATCGCCTTTTCCATTATCGCCGGCGTTGACCCCAAAATTGGCCTGTATGCTTCGTTCAGCATGGCAGTGGTGATTGCCTTTGCCGGCGGCCGGCCGGGCATGATCTCTGCCGCCACCGGCGCCATGGCGCTGCTGATGGTCACCCTGGTAAAAGAGCACGGCCTGCAATATCTGCTTGCCGCCACCCTGCTGTGCGGCCTGCTGCAGATCATCATTGGCTACCTGCGCCTGGGCGAGCTGATGCGCTTTGTGTCCCGCTCCGTGGTCACCGGCTTCGTCAACGCCCTGGCCATTCTGATCTTCATGGCCCAGCTGCCGGAGCTGACCAACGTCACCTGGCATGTGTATGCCATGACCGCCGCCGGCCTCGGCATCATCTACCTGCTGCCGCTGGTGCCGGTGGTGGGCAAGCTGCTGCCTTCCCCCCTGGTGTGCATCGTCAGCCTGACCATCATCGCCATTGCCTTTGGCATTGACGTGCGCACCGTAGGCGACATGGGCGAGCTGCCCGACACCCTGCCGGTGTTCCTGTGGCCCGACGTGCCGCTGAACCTGGAGACCCTGGCCATTATCTTCCCCTACTCGCTGTCGCTGGCCATCGTCGGCCTGTTGGAGTCGATGATGACCGCCACCATAGTGGACGATCTCACCGACACCAAGAGTGACAAGAACCGTGAATGCAAGGGCCAGGGCCTGGCCAACATCGGCACCGGCCTGCTCGGCGGCATGGCGGGCTGCGCCATGATTGGCCAGTCGGTGATCAACGTTAAGTCTGGCGGCCGCGGCCGACTGTCCACCCTGGTGGCCGGTGTGGTGCTGCTGATCCTGGTGGTGTTTCTCGGCCCCTGGGTATCACAAATTCCCATGGCCGCCCTGGTGGCGGTGATGATCATGGTTTCCATCGGTACCTTCAGCTGGGCCTCCATTCGTGATCTCAACACCCTGCCCAAGAGCAGCAGCCTGGTGATGATCGCCACCGTGGCCGTGGTGGTTTACAGCCACAACCTGGCCTGGGGCGTGCTGGTGGGCGTGCTGCTCAGCGCCCTGTTCTTTGCCAACAAGGTGGGCCAGATCCTCTATGTGGGTTCAGACAAAGCCGCCGATGGCACGCGAGAATACCAGGTGGTGGGCCAGGTGTTTTTTACCTCCGCCGAGCAGTTTGTGGCCGCCTTTGACTTCAAGGAAGTGCTGGACCGGGTACGCATCGATCTGAGCCGTGCCCACTTCTGGGACATTACCGCCATCAGCGCCCTCGACAAGGTGGTGCTCACCTTTAAGCGGGAAGGCACGGAAGTGGAAATTATTGGCCTGAATGAGGCCAGTGCCACACTTGTTGACCGCTTTGCTGTTCACAACGACCCCAAGGCGGTAGAAAAGCTGATGGGCCACTGATGTCCCCTGCAACGGAGAAACAACAATGACGGAACAAGTACTGGCATGTATCGACGGCTCCGGCCATGCGGCATCGGTGTGCGACTGGGCCGGCTGGGCCAGTCAACGCCTCGAGGCCCCGCTCACCTTTGTGCATGTGCTCGATAAAGAGTCCGCCCCGGTGCAGGGCAACCTGAGTGGCAGCATTGGCCTGGGCAGCCAGGAGCAACTGCTGGCCGAGCTGGCCGAGCTGGATGAAAAACGCGGCCGGCTGGCCAAGGAGCAGGGCCGGCTGATGCTGGCCGCGGCGCAGGAACGCGCCCAGGCAAACGGCATTGAGCAGGCCGAAACCCTGCAGCGCCATGGTGCCTTGGTCGACACCCTGGTGGAGCTCGAGCCCACCACTCGGCTACTGGTGCTGGGCCGCCACGGCGAAGCCTCCGCCTCGGCCCATGCTCACCTGGGCAGCCATGTAGAGCAGGTGATCCGCGCCCTGCATCGGCCCATTCTGGTGACCCTGGGGGAATTTCGCGCGCCGCAAAAGGTGATGCTGGCCTTTGATGGCAGCGCCACCACCCGCAAGGGCGTGGAAATGCTGGCCGCCAGTCCGTTGTTCAAGGAGCTGGAGCTACACCTGGTGCTGGCCGGCGCCGATACCGACGACAATCGTGCCCAGCTGCAATGGGCTCAACAGCTGTTGGAGCAGGCGGACATCGCCGCGGTGACCACCATTGTGCCCGGCGAAGCCGACAAGGCCCTGACCGGCTACCAGCAACGGCATGCCATGGATCTGATGATCATGGGCGCCTACGGCCACTCCCGCATTCGT
The Oceanimonas doudoroffii DNA segment above includes these coding regions:
- a CDS encoding SulP family inorganic anion transporter, whose product is MLSSLKQTWFFNVRGDVLAGLVVALALIPEAIAFSIIAGVDPKIGLYASFSMAVVIAFAGGRPGMISAATGAMALLMVTLVKEHGLQYLLAATLLCGLLQIIIGYLRLGELMRFVSRSVVTGFVNALAILIFMAQLPELTNVTWHVYAMTAAGLGIIYLLPLVPVVGKLLPSPLVCIVSLTIIAIAFGIDVRTVGDMGELPDTLPVFLWPDVPLNLETLAIIFPYSLSLAIVGLLESMMTATIVDDLTDTKSDKNRECKGQGLANIGTGLLGGMAGCAMIGQSVINVKSGGRGRLSTLVAGVVLLILVVFLGPWVSQIPMAALVAVMIMVSIGTFSWASIRDLNTLPKSSSLVMIATVAVVVYSHNLAWGVLVGVLLSALFFANKVGQILYVGSDKAADGTREYQVVGQVFFTSAEQFVAAFDFKEVLDRVRIDLSRAHFWDITAISALDKVVLTFKREGTEVEIIGLNEASATLVDRFAVHNDPKAVEKLMGH
- a CDS encoding universal stress protein → MTEQVLACIDGSGHAASVCDWAGWASQRLEAPLTFVHVLDKESAPVQGNLSGSIGLGSQEQLLAELAELDEKRGRLAKEQGRLMLAAAQERAQANGIEQAETLQRHGALVDTLVELEPTTRLLVLGRHGEASASAHAHLGSHVEQVIRALHRPILVTLGEFRAPQKVMLAFDGSATTRKGVEMLAASPLFKELELHLVLAGADTDDNRAQLQWAQQLLEQADIAAVTTIVPGEADKALTGYQQRHAMDLMIMGAYGHSRIRQWLVGSTTTAMMRDSQVPLLVLR